In a genomic window of Comamonadaceae bacterium OTU4NAUVB1:
- a CDS encoding FadR family transcriptional regulator produces MPLHLIQSGDEPDAAAPKPADRSYQRLAAQLLSLITQGEFKVGERLPSERALAERFDVSRTSVREATIALELQGVVEVRGGSGIYVTQAPAAPVMQNAFMPATEPGPFELLRARCLIESEIAALAAETRKDRDLDLVFSALADMRENIDDKEKNEAADELFHLRIAESTGNSVLLQMVTGMWAQSKGPVWTQMEGHFHTPELRMASHADHQRIFKALLGRDPVAARSAMRAHLERVIGEFAQAWR; encoded by the coding sequence ATGCCTCTCCATCTCATCCAGTCCGGCGACGAGCCCGATGCCGCCGCCCCGAAACCCGCCGACCGGTCCTACCAGCGGCTCGCCGCGCAACTGCTGTCGCTGATCACCCAGGGCGAGTTCAAGGTCGGCGAACGGCTGCCGTCGGAGCGCGCGCTGGCCGAGCGTTTCGACGTCAGCCGCACGTCGGTGCGCGAGGCGACCATCGCGCTGGAGCTGCAGGGCGTCGTGGAGGTGCGCGGCGGCTCCGGCATCTACGTGACGCAGGCGCCGGCCGCGCCGGTGATGCAGAACGCCTTCATGCCCGCCACCGAGCCCGGCCCCTTCGAGCTGCTGCGGGCCCGCTGCCTGATCGAGTCGGAGATCGCCGCGCTGGCCGCCGAGACCCGCAAGGACCGGGACCTCGACCTCGTCTTCTCGGCCCTGGCCGACATGCGCGAGAACATCGACGACAAGGAGAAGAACGAGGCGGCCGACGAGCTGTTCCACCTGCGCATCGCCGAGTCGACCGGCAACAGCGTGCTGCTGCAGATGGTGACGGGCATGTGGGCGCAGTCGAAAGGCCCGGTGTGGACCCAGATGGAGGGCCACTTCCACACGCCCGAGCTGCGCATGGCCTCGCACGCCGACCACCAGCGAATCTTCAAGGCCCTGCTGGGCCGCGATCCGGTCGCCGCCCGCAGCGCCATGCGCGCGCACCTCGAGCGCGTCATCGGCGAGTTCGCGCAGGCCTGGCGCTGA
- a CDS encoding substrate-binding domain-containing protein codes for MHPSASTARSDAERDDVTSPATSRIAPVTRRAAVWLAAVALAGCAGLGKPTSAPIAPLPVTTEINVMTSGGFAAAYDELRPAYERLSGSVVKTAYGSSMGGAVDSIPSRMTRGEPVDVVILARPALDALVAQGKVVAGSQVDLVNSLIGMSVKKGAPRPDISTVEALKRTLLAAPSIAYSASASGTYYETEMLKNLGLEAQVKPKSQRILSERVATVVARGDAALGLQQVSELLPVAGADFIGVLPPEVQRMTVFSAGIATTARQPQAARDMIAYFTSSAAEPVIRKSGLEPVKKPVAAMPAVPAAMPTR; via the coding sequence ATGCATCCTTCCGCCTCCACCGCCCGCTCCGACGCCGAGCGTGACGACGTCACGTCGCCGGCCACCTCCCGCATCGCGCCGGTGACGCGCCGCGCCGCCGTCTGGCTCGCCGCCGTCGCGCTCGCGGGTTGCGCCGGCCTGGGCAAGCCGACCTCCGCGCCGATCGCGCCGCTGCCGGTCACCACCGAGATCAACGTGATGACCTCCGGGGGCTTCGCCGCCGCCTACGACGAGTTGCGCCCGGCCTACGAGCGCCTGAGCGGCAGCGTGGTCAAGACCGCCTACGGCTCGTCCATGGGCGGCGCGGTCGACTCCATTCCCAGCCGCATGACGCGCGGCGAGCCGGTGGACGTGGTCATCCTGGCGCGCCCGGCGCTCGACGCGCTGGTGGCGCAGGGCAAGGTGGTGGCGGGCAGCCAGGTCGACCTGGTGAACTCGCTCATCGGCATGTCGGTGAAGAAGGGCGCGCCCCGTCCCGACATCAGCACGGTCGAGGCGCTGAAGCGCACGCTGCTCGCGGCGCCCTCGATCGCCTACTCGGCCAGCGCGAGCGGCACCTACTACGAGACCGAGATGCTGAAGAACCTGGGCCTGGAAGCGCAGGTCAAGCCCAAGAGCCAGCGCATCCTGAGCGAGCGCGTGGCCACCGTGGTGGCGCGCGGCGACGCCGCGCTGGGCCTTCAGCAGGTCAGCGAACTGCTGCCGGTGGCCGGCGCCGACTTCATCGGCGTGCTGCCGCCCGAGGTGCAGCGCATGACGGTGTTCTCCGCCGGCATCGCCACCACGGCGCGCCAGCCGCAGGCGGCGCGGGACATGATCGCGTACTTCACCTCGTCGGCGGCCGAGCCCGTCATCCGCAAGAGCGGGCTGGAGCCGGTGAAGAAGCCGGTGGCGGCGATGCCGGCCGTGCCGGCCGCCATGCCCACGCGATGA
- a CDS encoding tripartite tricarboxylate transporter substrate binding protein, with translation MNLHLPAVSRRHVLGTLAAGAAAAALPAFAQWPDRPVKIIVTFPPGGASDVLARVMAEQLSRKLGQAVVVDNKPGAGGTIGGVQVAAAPADGHTLMLSNSTPIALGPFALEKQPYDPVEAFTHIAYLGGAPLVLMASKPSGIASYADFEKKARKDGQIEFGSGGPGSIGHIHGELLKKSTGIQMVHVPYRGGAPMTTDLIANTIPVGIDVVTAYVPFFKSGQLVPLAVTGAQRSPLLPDVPTIAEVGQPRLVLENFFGLSGPAKLPADIVARLHDACNEVLALPEVQKKTAELGIVVRPETTAGFATFVRQQVATLGPAVRAAGIRM, from the coding sequence ATGAACCTCCACCTCCCGGCCGTCTCGCGCCGCCATGTCCTCGGGACGCTGGCCGCCGGCGCGGCCGCCGCCGCGCTGCCCGCCTTCGCCCAGTGGCCCGACCGGCCCGTCAAGATCATCGTGACCTTTCCGCCCGGCGGCGCCAGCGACGTGCTGGCGCGCGTGATGGCCGAGCAGCTCTCGCGCAAGCTCGGCCAGGCGGTCGTGGTGGACAACAAGCCGGGCGCCGGCGGCACCATCGGCGGCGTGCAGGTCGCCGCGGCGCCGGCCGACGGTCACACGCTCATGCTGTCGAACAGCACGCCGATCGCGCTGGGTCCCTTCGCGCTGGAGAAGCAGCCCTACGACCCGGTCGAGGCCTTCACGCACATCGCCTACCTCGGCGGCGCGCCGCTCGTCCTGATGGCGAGCAAGCCCTCGGGCATCGCGTCGTACGCCGACTTCGAGAAGAAGGCGCGCAAGGACGGGCAGATCGAGTTCGGCTCCGGCGGTCCCGGCTCCATCGGCCACATCCACGGCGAACTCCTCAAGAAGTCGACCGGCATCCAGATGGTGCACGTGCCCTACCGTGGCGGTGCGCCGATGACGACCGACCTGATCGCCAACACCATTCCGGTGGGCATCGACGTCGTCACCGCCTACGTGCCGTTCTTCAAGTCCGGCCAGCTGGTGCCGCTGGCCGTCACCGGCGCGCAGCGCTCGCCGCTGCTGCCCGACGTGCCGACCATCGCGGAAGTCGGCCAGCCCCGGCTGGTGCTGGAGAACTTCTTCGGCCTGTCCGGCCCGGCGAAGCTGCCCGCCGACATCGTCGCGCGCCTGCACGACGCGTGCAACGAGGTGCTGGCGCTGCCCGAGGTGCAGAAGAAGACGGCCGAGCTGGGCATCGTCGTGCGGCCGGAGACCACCGCCGGGTTCGCAACCTTCGTCAGGCAGCAGGTCGCCACGCTCGGCCCGGCCGTGCGGGCCGCCGGCATCCGGATGTGA
- a CDS encoding transporter substrate-binding domain-containing protein → MPTHRTRRLALAALPLGLLAATLLAAFPAQAQNALATITQSKKVRIAIPTDYPPYGFVGPDLKPQGLDIDMANHVAARLGARAELVPVTSANRIPYLQTGKVDIVLSTLGKTPEREQVVDFTHAYSPFFQAVFAPRGMQVKAWKDLDGKTVSVTRGAMADTELGKVVSPAVTVRRFDDHVGTVTAFVSGQVQVIATSATEGAVIMRQNPGLNAEYKLLLKDSPNFIGVAKGEAALKARLDEIVMDARRNGEIDRLSNKWLGRPAGELPL, encoded by the coding sequence ATGCCGACCCACCGCACCCGCCGCCTCGCGCTCGCCGCCCTGCCCCTCGGCCTCCTCGCCGCGACCCTGCTCGCCGCCTTCCCCGCGCAGGCGCAGAACGCCCTCGCCACCATCACCCAGTCGAAGAAGGTCCGCATCGCCATCCCCACCGACTACCCGCCCTACGGCTTCGTCGGCCCCGACCTCAAGCCGCAGGGCCTGGACATCGACATGGCCAACCACGTCGCGGCGAGGCTCGGCGCCCGGGCGGAGCTGGTGCCGGTGACCAGCGCCAACCGCATCCCCTACCTGCAGACCGGCAAGGTCGACATCGTCCTGTCCACGCTGGGCAAGACGCCCGAGCGCGAGCAGGTGGTCGACTTCACGCACGCGTACTCGCCCTTCTTCCAGGCCGTCTTCGCGCCCCGGGGCATGCAGGTGAAGGCATGGAAGGACCTCGACGGCAAGACGGTGTCGGTCACCCGCGGCGCGATGGCCGACACGGAGCTGGGCAAGGTCGTCTCGCCGGCGGTGACGGTGCGGCGCTTCGACGACCACGTCGGCACGGTCACCGCATTCGTCAGCGGCCAGGTGCAGGTGATCGCCACCAGCGCGACGGAGGGCGCGGTGATCATGCGGCAGAACCCCGGCCTGAACGCCGAGTACAAGCTGCTGCTCAAGGACAGCCCCAACTTCATCGGCGTCGCCAAGGGCGAGGCGGCGTTGAAGGCACGCCTCGACGAGATCGTGATGGACGCGCGCAGGAACGGCGAGATCGACAGGCTGTCGAACAAGTGGCTGGGACGGCCGGCGGGCGAACTGCCGCTCTGA
- the chrA gene encoding chromate efflux transporter, with product MPHADRTAHEATADGGTAADGRGTFVEVLLAFLRLGLTSFGGPVAHLGYFRTEFVERRRWLDDARYSDLVALCQFLPGPASSQVGMAIGLRRAGWGGALAAWLGFTLPSAVALILFAAGVARWQALAQSGAVHGLKVVAVAIVAQAVWGMARSLCPDRPRAGVAIVAAIGVLALPTAGGQIAAIVAGGCAGRWLLRPGSPGATPGRGDGTGTGNGAGPGRRAGGVLLGAFAALLVALPLAATALGSPGLAVVADFYRAGALVFGGGHVVLPLLQAVVVPAGWASNDAFLAGYGAAQAVPGPLFTFSAYLGAVMPAPFGGWAGGLALLVATFVPAFLLVAGALPYWESLRRREDVRRALAGVNAAVVGVLLAALYDPVWTGAIRSSADFALALGAFGLLVVGRMSPVAVVALAALAGCAMGG from the coding sequence ATGCCGCACGCCGATCGCACCGCCCACGAAGCCACCGCCGACGGCGGAACCGCCGCCGACGGTCGCGGCACCTTCGTCGAGGTGCTGCTCGCCTTCCTCCGTCTCGGCCTGACCTCCTTCGGCGGGCCGGTGGCGCACCTGGGCTACTTCCGCACCGAGTTCGTCGAACGCCGCCGCTGGCTCGACGACGCGCGCTATTCGGACCTGGTGGCGCTGTGCCAGTTCCTGCCCGGGCCGGCGAGCAGCCAGGTCGGCATGGCGATCGGGCTGCGGCGCGCCGGCTGGGGCGGGGCGCTGGCGGCCTGGCTGGGCTTCACGCTGCCTTCGGCCGTGGCGCTGATCCTGTTCGCGGCCGGGGTCGCGCGCTGGCAGGCGCTGGCGCAGTCGGGCGCCGTCCACGGACTGAAGGTGGTCGCGGTCGCCATCGTCGCGCAGGCGGTGTGGGGCATGGCGCGGTCACTGTGCCCGGACCGGCCGCGCGCCGGCGTCGCCATCGTCGCGGCCATCGGCGTGCTCGCCCTGCCGACGGCGGGCGGGCAGATCGCCGCCATCGTCGCGGGCGGCTGCGCGGGCCGGTGGCTGCTGCGGCCCGGTTCGCCGGGCGCGACGCCGGGGCGGGGCGATGGCACCGGGACCGGGAACGGCGCCGGTCCGGGCCGGCGCGCCGGCGGCGTGCTGCTCGGCGCGTTCGCCGCGCTGCTGGTGGCGTTGCCGCTGGCGGCCACGGCGCTGGGCTCGCCGGGGCTCGCCGTCGTGGCCGATTTCTACCGTGCCGGCGCCCTGGTCTTCGGCGGCGGACACGTCGTGCTGCCCCTGCTGCAGGCCGTCGTCGTGCCCGCCGGATGGGCCTCGAACGACGCCTTCCTCGCCGGCTACGGCGCGGCGCAGGCGGTGCCGGGGCCGCTGTTCACCTTCAGCGCCTACCTGGGCGCGGTCATGCCGGCCCCGTTCGGCGGCTGGGCCGGCGGCCTGGCGCTGCTGGTGGCCACTTTCGTTCCCGCCTTCCTGCTGGTGGCGGGCGCCCTGCCGTACTGGGAATCGCTGCGCCGGCGCGAGGACGTCCGGCGCGCGCTGGCGGGCGTCAACGCCGCCGTCGTCGGCGTCCTGCTGGCGGCGCTGTACGACCCGGTGTGGACGGGCGCCATCCGTTCGAGCGCCGACTTCGCGCTGGCGCTCGGGGCGTTCGGGCTGCTGGTGGTCGGCCGGATGTCGCCCGTGGCGGTCGTCGCGCTGGCGGCGCTGGCGGGCTGCGCGATGGGCGGCTGA
- a CDS encoding mannitol dehydrogenase family protein, translated as MPPASTTLPRHDRARAQVGVVHLGLGAFHRAHQAVVFDDLLQAGDRRWGVLGVAMRSTALADALAAQDGLYAVQVADRSGVRWQVVGALLRTCVAAREPQQVIDALAAPATRWVTLTVTEKGYGEPLADLLVAGLAARRAVGLDGVTVASCDNLSDNGRKLRRLCLDAAARGSDPGLAAWIDARCAFPNSMVDRIVPAATERQRTDAAAALGVDDAGALATEAFWEWVIERRFADPADAAVLAAAGVTVVDDVKPFEDAKLRMLNGSHTALALVGAVQGWRTVSDGVAIAAVRDFVHGYMTRMVMPHLSRPGGAAYRDALLERFANPALQHKVHQIAGDSSLKIPLRWGPTLRERLAAGLDVEPLAFATAVWFRYLRGTDEQGNDYVIADPRGAALHGLAHRHAGDAAATVRALLAVAEVWDADLAGDPRWEARVTHWLERIQAGDVATALAELAADASMAGHHA; from the coding sequence ATGCCTCCCGCGTCCACGACGCTGCCGCGCCACGACCGCGCGCGCGCGCAGGTCGGCGTCGTCCACCTGGGGCTGGGCGCCTTCCATCGCGCCCATCAGGCCGTGGTCTTCGACGACCTGCTCCAGGCCGGCGACCGGCGCTGGGGCGTGCTGGGCGTGGCCATGCGCAGCACCGCGCTGGCCGACGCGCTGGCGGCGCAGGACGGCCTCTACGCGGTCCAGGTCGCCGACCGCTCGGGCGTGCGCTGGCAGGTGGTCGGCGCGCTGCTGCGCACCTGCGTGGCGGCGCGCGAACCGCAGCAGGTGATCGACGCGCTGGCGGCGCCGGCCACCCGTTGGGTCACGCTCACCGTCACGGAAAAGGGCTATGGCGAGCCGCTGGCCGACCTGCTGGTCGCCGGTCTGGCCGCCCGGCGCGCGGTGGGCCTCGACGGGGTGACCGTGGCCTCCTGCGACAACCTGTCCGACAACGGTCGCAAGCTGCGGCGCCTGTGCCTGGACGCGGCGGCGCGCGGGAGCGACCCCGGGCTGGCCGCCTGGATCGACGCCCGGTGCGCCTTTCCCAACAGCATGGTCGACCGCATCGTGCCGGCGGCCACCGAGCGTCAGCGCACCGACGCCGCCGCCGCGCTCGGCGTGGACGACGCGGGTGCGCTGGCGACCGAGGCCTTCTGGGAGTGGGTGATCGAGCGGCGCTTCGCCGACCCGGCCGACGCCGCCGTGCTGGCCGCCGCCGGCGTGACGGTGGTCGACGACGTCAAGCCGTTCGAGGACGCCAAGCTGCGCATGCTCAACGGCAGCCACACCGCGCTGGCGCTCGTCGGCGCGGTGCAGGGATGGCGGACGGTGTCCGACGGCGTGGCGATTGCGGCGGTGCGCGACTTCGTTCACGGCTACATGACGCGCATGGTCATGCCGCACCTGTCGCGTCCCGGCGGGGCCGCCTACCGCGATGCGCTGCTCGAGCGCTTCGCCAATCCGGCGCTGCAGCACAAGGTGCACCAGATCGCCGGCGACAGTTCGCTGAAGATCCCGCTGCGCTGGGGGCCGACCCTGCGCGAGCGCCTGGCCGCCGGTCTGGACGTAGAGCCGCTGGCCTTCGCCACCGCCGTCTGGTTCCGCTACCTGAGGGGCACGGACGAGCAGGGGAACGACTACGTGATCGCCGACCCGCGCGGTGCCGCGCTGCACGGACTCGCGCACCGACACGCTGGCGATGCCGCCGCGACGGTGCGCGCGCTGCTGGCCGTGGCCGAGGTCTGGGATGCCGACCTCGCCGGCGATCCGCGCTGGGAAGCGCGCGTGACGCACTGGCTCGAACGCATCCAGGCGGGCGACGTCGCCACGGCGCTGGCCGAGCTGGCGGCGGACGCCTCCATGGCCGGCCACCACGCCTGA
- a CDS encoding 4-hydroxybutyrate CoA-transferase gives MNPFHSTYLEKRRSAADAVGLVRDGDAIVVPTGVGEPPVLLAALSERRLELRDVRVSQILAMRKYAYLDPRTTAHVRHVAYFFGGATRSGGQEGWVDFIPNCFSEIPAQIERGQIGADVVFSLASPMDADGNFALSLGADYTMAAVARARAVVLEVNPNVPFACGACHVHVSRVAALVEDESPVLEVGLPKIGPVQVAIARHVADMIEDGSTLQIGYGGIPDAVVMQLAHKRDLGIHTEMIGDGILSLVECGAVNNSRKNHHPGKMLATFALGSRRLYDFMHRNPMLEMHPADVTNDPMRAGLNDRLVSINATLQVDLLGQCGSESLGSLPFSGTGGQADFTRAANRSRGGKAFIVLPSTAREDTVSRIVPVLSPGTHVTTSKNDVDHVVTEHGVAQLRGKSAGQRAAALIGIAHPAFRDALSAQARALRLL, from the coding sequence ATGAATCCATTCCATTCGACGTACCTCGAGAAACGCAGGTCCGCCGCCGACGCGGTGGGGCTGGTGCGCGACGGCGACGCCATCGTCGTGCCCACCGGGGTCGGCGAGCCGCCGGTGCTGCTGGCCGCGCTGTCCGAGCGGCGCCTCGAACTGCGCGACGTCCGCGTCAGCCAGATCCTGGCGATGCGCAAGTACGCCTACCTCGACCCGCGGACCACCGCGCACGTGCGCCACGTGGCCTATTTCTTCGGCGGCGCCACGCGCTCCGGCGGCCAGGAAGGCTGGGTCGACTTCATCCCCAACTGCTTCTCCGAGATCCCGGCGCAGATCGAGCGCGGGCAGATCGGCGCGGACGTGGTGTTCAGCCTCGCCTCGCCGATGGACGCCGACGGCAACTTCGCGCTCAGCCTGGGGGCGGACTACACCATGGCCGCGGTCGCCCGGGCGCGCGCGGTCGTGCTGGAGGTGAATCCGAACGTGCCCTTCGCCTGCGGCGCCTGCCACGTCCACGTCTCGCGGGTCGCGGCGCTGGTGGAGGACGAATCGCCGGTGCTGGAGGTGGGTCTGCCCAAGATCGGCCCGGTGCAGGTGGCGATCGCCCGGCACGTGGCCGACATGATCGAGGACGGCTCGACCCTGCAGATCGGCTATGGCGGCATCCCCGACGCGGTGGTCATGCAGCTCGCGCACAAGCGCGACCTGGGCATCCACACCGAGATGATCGGCGACGGCATCCTCTCGCTGGTCGAGTGCGGCGCGGTCAACAACAGCCGCAAGAACCATCACCCCGGCAAGATGCTCGCCACCTTCGCGCTGGGGTCCCGGCGGCTCTACGACTTCATGCACCGCAATCCGATGCTGGAGATGCACCCGGCCGACGTCACCAACGACCCGATGCGCGCCGGCCTCAACGACCGGCTGGTGTCGATCAACGCCACGCTGCAGGTCGACCTGCTGGGCCAGTGCGGCTCGGAGAGCCTGGGCTCGCTGCCCTTCTCCGGCACCGGCGGGCAAGCCGACTTCACCCGCGCGGCCAACCGCTCGCGCGGCGGCAAGGCGTTCATCGTGCTGCCCTCGACGGCGCGCGAGGACACCGTCTCGCGCATCGTCCCGGTGCTGTCGCCGGGCACGCACGTGACCACCAGCAAGAACGACGTCGATCACGTCGTGACCGAGCACGGCGTCGCGCAGCTGCGTGGCAAGTCGGCCGGTCAGCGGGCGGCGGCGCTCATCGGCATCGCGCATCCGGCGTTCCGCGACGCGCTCTCGGCGCAGGCGCGCGCGTTGCGCCTGCTCTGA
- a CDS encoding M20/M25/M40 family metallo-hydrolase → MTLPLRHPLPAALAALALALGAALPSQAAELAPATAARFAQATYRDYFDLLALPNDAIVPADVRKNVDWLEGAFRQRGFTTRQLANDGKPMLFAEFPGADPARRTVLFYMHLDGQPVIPAQWAQKSPWTPVLKQRSAKGEWEEIDAAALLDAKAPFDPEWRVFGRSSADDKAPIMMFLAAIDALKAQGAATGVNVKVLLDSEEEKGSPTIGTVMRANLALLRTDAIVIHDGPMHATNRPTLIFGNRGAAAARLTVYGAKVPLHSGHYGNYAPNPAQRLATLLASMKDDTGRVAIPGYYDRVKLGEAERRVMAAVPDDEAAMRRRLGIARADAVGANYQEAMQYPSLNVRGMASAAVGDKVANIVPDQAVADLDLRTTPDSDAKYLGGLIEAHLRKQGYHLVPGAPSDEDRARHDKLATFTYQTGGSDAAGTPIDSAVGAWAYGAMTEAFGRAPEPVRIRMMGGTVPTAEIVEALRVPFAIVPLVNADNNQHAANENMRMGNYVDGIRTIYGLLTSPLR, encoded by the coding sequence ATGACCCTTCCACTCCGCCACCCCCTCCCCGCCGCGCTCGCGGCGCTGGCGCTCGCCCTGGGCGCCGCCCTCCCGTCGCAGGCCGCCGAACTCGCCCCCGCCACCGCGGCGCGGTTCGCCCAGGCCACCTATCGCGACTACTTCGACCTCCTGGCACTGCCCAACGACGCCATCGTCCCGGCCGACGTCCGCAAGAACGTCGACTGGCTCGAGGGCGCCTTCCGCCAGCGCGGCTTCACGACGCGCCAGCTCGCCAACGACGGCAAGCCGATGCTGTTCGCCGAATTCCCCGGCGCCGACCCGGCGCGCAGGACGGTGCTGTTCTACATGCACCTCGACGGCCAGCCGGTGATCCCGGCGCAATGGGCTCAGAAGAGCCCGTGGACGCCGGTGCTGAAGCAACGCAGCGCCAAGGGCGAATGGGAGGAGATCGACGCCGCCGCGCTGCTCGACGCCAAGGCCCCGTTCGACCCCGAGTGGCGCGTGTTCGGCCGCTCCTCGGCCGACGACAAGGCGCCGATCATGATGTTCCTGGCCGCCATCGACGCGCTCAAGGCCCAGGGCGCGGCCACCGGCGTCAACGTCAAGGTGCTGCTCGACAGCGAGGAGGAGAAGGGCTCGCCCACCATCGGCACGGTGATGCGCGCGAACCTGGCGCTGCTGCGCACCGACGCCATCGTCATCCACGACGGCCCCATGCACGCCACCAACCGCCCGACGCTGATCTTCGGCAACCGGGGCGCGGCGGCGGCGCGGCTCACGGTCTACGGCGCCAAGGTGCCCCTGCACAGCGGGCACTACGGCAACTACGCGCCCAATCCGGCGCAGCGGCTGGCGACCCTGCTGGCGTCGATGAAGGACGACACCGGCCGCGTCGCCATCCCCGGCTACTACGACCGCGTGAAGCTCGGCGAGGCCGAACGCCGCGTCATGGCCGCCGTGCCCGACGACGAGGCCGCGATGCGCCGCCGCCTGGGCATCGCCCGGGCCGACGCCGTCGGGGCCAACTACCAGGAAGCGATGCAGTACCCCTCGCTCAACGTGCGCGGCATGGCCTCGGCGGCGGTGGGCGACAAGGTGGCCAACATCGTGCCCGACCAGGCCGTGGCCGACCTCGACCTGCGCACCACGCCCGACTCCGACGCCAAGTACCTGGGCGGCCTGATCGAGGCCCATCTGCGCAAGCAGGGCTACCACCTGGTGCCCGGCGCGCCGAGCGACGAGGACCGCGCGCGCCACGACAAGCTCGCCACCTTCACCTACCAGACCGGCGGCTCGGACGCGGCCGGCACGCCGATCGACTCGGCCGTCGGCGCCTGGGCTTACGGCGCGATGACCGAGGCCTTCGGCCGCGCGCCCGAGCCGGTGCGCATCCGCATGATGGGCGGCACCGTGCCCACGGCCGAGATCGTGGAGGCGCTGCGCGTGCCCTTCGCCATCGTGCCGCTGGTCAACGCCGACAACAACCAGCACGCGGCCAACGAGAACATGCGCATGGGCAACTACGTCGACGGCATCCGCACCATCTACGGCCTGCTGACGAGTCCGCTGCGCTGA
- a CDS encoding SDR family oxidoreductase, whose amino-acid sequence MNPFDTPAIADQVALVTGANAGMGLAIARALLEAGYRVAATDLRTDAVATTLAAHGDRLACFVMDVSDPAQVQAVCGAVDAHFGRIDVCVNNAGFLAYANCEQTTPALWHKTLRVNLDGVFFVSQCVAPGMKARGFGRIVNMASFGAKTGGLSPVPAYAASKGGVISLTFSFAREYAAFGVTCNALAPTFVKTQMLTDQVSPERQAELRAKIPVGRFCELEELAHSVLFLAHPMSGFITGEVLDLNGGLQFD is encoded by the coding sequence ATGAACCCGTTCGACACCCCCGCCATCGCCGACCAGGTCGCCCTCGTGACCGGCGCCAACGCCGGCATGGGCCTGGCCATCGCCCGCGCCCTGCTCGAGGCCGGCTATCGCGTGGCCGCCACCGACCTGCGCACCGACGCCGTCGCCACCACCCTGGCCGCCCACGGCGACCGGCTGGCGTGCTTCGTCATGGACGTCAGCGACCCCGCGCAGGTGCAGGCCGTGTGCGGCGCGGTCGACGCGCACTTCGGCCGCATCGACGTCTGCGTCAACAACGCCGGTTTCCTCGCCTACGCCAACTGCGAGCAGACCACGCCCGCGCTGTGGCACAAGACCCTGCGCGTGAACCTCGACGGCGTCTTCTTCGTGAGCCAGTGCGTGGCGCCGGGCATGAAGGCGCGCGGCTTCGGGCGCATCGTCAACATGGCCTCCTTCGGCGCCAAGACCGGCGGCCTGTCGCCCGTGCCCGCCTATGCGGCCAGCAAGGGCGGCGTGATCTCGCTGACCTTCAGCTTCGCGCGCGAGTACGCCGCCTTCGGCGTCACCTGCAACGCGCTGGCGCCGACCTTCGTGAAGACGCAGATGCTGACCGATCAGGTGAGCCCCGAACGCCAGGCCGAGCTGCGCGCCAAGATTCCGGTCGGCCGCTTCTGCGAGCTGGAGGAACTCGCCCACAGCGTGCTGTTCCTGGCCCATCCGATGAGCGGCTTCATCACCGGCGAAGTGCTGGACCTCAACGGCGGCCTGCAGTTCGACTGA
- a CDS encoding class I SAM-dependent methyltransferase — MMARAASSGPRPAPSGEGRPSRTWRAPALASWAAGAALLLAPSLAPAQAAAVAPAEARSAAPAERYTATPPSADGIGRRYMGREISQVMGWQGAAWLEREEREKEERTDVLLRLLDLRPGLVVADVGAGTGYLSRRMARAVAPAGRVLAVDVQPEMVALLGQAARREGIANIAPSLGTETDVGLAPGSVDLAVMVDVYHELARPHEVLASIVRALKPGGRVVFVEYRAEDPAVPIKTLHKMSEAQIRREAEVQALTWERTAAGLPWQHVVVFRKAP, encoded by the coding sequence ATGATGGCGCGCGCCGCGTCGTCCGGGCCGCGCCCGGCGCCGTCGGGCGAAGGTCGTCCCTCGCGCACGTGGCGTGCGCCGGCCCTCGCGTCATGGGCGGCCGGCGCCGCGCTGCTGCTCGCGCCGTCGCTCGCGCCGGCCCAGGCAGCGGCCGTGGCGCCGGCCGAGGCGCGGTCCGCCGCCCCGGCCGAGCGCTACACCGCGACGCCGCCCAGCGCCGACGGCATCGGCCGGCGCTACATGGGACGCGAGATCTCGCAGGTCATGGGCTGGCAGGGCGCGGCGTGGCTGGAGCGCGAGGAGCGCGAGAAGGAGGAGCGCACCGACGTGCTGCTGCGCCTGCTCGACCTGCGTCCCGGGCTGGTCGTCGCCGACGTCGGCGCCGGCACGGGCTACCTGTCGCGGCGCATGGCGCGCGCGGTGGCGCCCGCGGGCCGGGTGCTGGCGGTGGACGTGCAGCCCGAGATGGTGGCGCTGCTCGGCCAGGCCGCCCGGCGCGAGGGGATCGCCAACATCGCGCCCTCGCTGGGCACCGAGACCGACGTGGGCCTCGCGCCCGGCTCGGTCGACCTGGCGGTCATGGTGGACGTCTACCACGAGCTGGCCCGGCCGCACGAGGTGCTCGCGAGCATCGTGCGCGCCCTGAAGCCGGGCGGCCGCGTGGTCTTCGTCGAGTACCGCGCCGAGGACCCGGCCGTGCCGATCAAGACCCTGCACAAGATGAGCGAGGCGCAGATCCGCCGCGAGGCCGAGGTCCAGGCCCTGACCTGGGAGCGCACCGCGGCGGGCCTGCCGTGGCAGCACGTGGTGGTGTTCCGCAAGGCGCCCTGA